The sequence TAAGAATTATATTTTCTAGTTTTTCTATCAAAGGCATGACAAAGGAGTCCGTGTTTGTTCATTATTTTAAGAACTAATTTATGATTGGCCTTGATCCCACGGTTATGAAGTTCCATTGTTACACTGCGATATCCATAGTCTTTATACTCTGTACGAATTGATTTGATTTCAGACACTAGCTCTTCTGGATATGACTTGTAAGAATGGCTCTGTGAATAATGGTAACTACTACTGGACATGTTTGTGACTTCTAATATGATTGCCAAGGGTTCGTTGAATTCTTGCCTTAACTCATTTATTATTTGTGCTTTTTCTTGATTTGAGAGTTTTTCTTCTTCTGAGTTAAGGCATGCAATTTTTCCAAGTAAGCTACCCGTATCTTAAGCCGACGATTCTCTTCTTCTAAATGTTTAAGTTCTTCTGCCGTACGTGGTTTTTTATCAGTCATTTTCCCAGGCCGCCTATCATTTGGTTTTAGGCGACCCGATTCAAGATCTCGTTCCCATTGCCAGATTGTCGTAGGATTACGGATCTTATATCTTTTAGCAGTTACTGGATATGATGCTCTATGATCGACTCGCCAAGTTATTACTTTGATTTTAAACGAATAATCATAGAAAGTCTTTGAGTAATTGTTGGCGAGCCCTTCGACTCCAAATTCTTTGAACAAACGTACCCAATGATAAATAGTTGCGGAACCTTTGATACCGTACTTTCTAGTGATAGACGTGTAGCTTTTGCCTGAAAGATAATCAAGAACTACCTTAATTTTAATTTCTTTTGAAAACATAAAAAGAACCTCATAAGTTTGGATTACTCCAACTTATGGGGTTCAGTTCAATAGCTTATAAGATTATTTCTTTTTTAAACCGATTGGCAAGTAAATTATTAGCATAATTAAGCTGGTTACTAAGATGAAACTCGGTAAAGCATAAATTGTTCCGTTGTGAATAAAGCTAACAAGATATGTTAGTAAGCTGACAATTAAATAATAGCCGAGACTAAAAATCCCACTGGCACTACCAATAATTTCTTCGTAGCCTTTTAGAGCTAAATTCAAAGTAATTGGTAAAGTCGTGTTCAAGCCTAAAAAAATTAAGAAAAAACCAATTATCATTAAGTAAACTTGATCAAATTGTAGACTTATTAACAATAATAATGCAGATATCACACTGAAAGCTAATCCTAATAAGGCAATTGTTTCAGACTTGATGTATTTGACAGAAACATTAACGATAAAAGCACCGATTAAACTAGCTAAAGCTATAGTTAGACCTAGAGAACCATACTTGACTGATGAAAAGCCGAAATGTTCTATAAAGATAAAGGGTGCTTCTGAATAGTAGCCAAAGAGGATTCCATTGATGCCACCAATCAAAATACCATAACTCCAAACAATTGGATCTTGAAGGAGCTTGTTTGTAACTTTTAATAGTGAAATTCGTTTGATTTTGTTGATATCTCTTGTTTCAGGTAAGCGAGTATAGCTGTATAGCAAAACTAAAATGGCCATCATGATCAAGCCACTGAAGACATTTTTATAACCCAAGTAAGTTTCAATGGCACCACCAATCAGAGGACCAAAAGCTGGTGATAAAGCCATTGCAGCACCAACTTTGGAAAACACTTGAGTACCTTTAATGCCATCAAAACTTTCACGCATAATAGTTTGAGTGACGACTGAACCGACACTGCTACCAAGAGCTTGGATAAATCGGGAAACTAATAAAAGTTTAAATGTGGGACTGAAATATAAGCCAATGTTTCCAAGTAGATAGACAATGATGCCTAAATTCATAGCTTTTCGACGACCAATTTTGTCTGACAGCTGTCCCCAGAAAAATACTCCTAGGGCAAAAGCAATAAAATAAATGCTCATGGTGAGTTGAGCTGTAGAAGCTGATACGTTCATATTGGTACTAAGTTGTGGCAGGACAGGTGTGAAAATTGATTCACTGATTTGTGGAAAACCTACCAGAACGATAATTAATAGAATAGATGGTACGGTATTGCGGACGTTTTTCATTTTAGACTCCTAAATTTTATTTTGCTGAAAAACGTCCTTCATCATTTGCAGGCATACAAGCCATGATGTTTGATAATTCCATGGTTTTCACCTAATTTCCTAAAGTCTGCTTAGTATGATATAGAAATAATTATATAATTGCAAATTAAAACTTAAAGCTTGCAATGAACTGACCAAACTCGGTATAGTTGATAGTATTGTAATTTATTGTGATAGGAAGTGAGAATGTGACCCAGTCAGCATACTGGAATCGCATCGCCAAAAAAGCTAAAGATGAGAATCGTCCTTTCTTTAGTTTGGCACCAATGGAGGCTGTAACGGGATCAGTTTTTCGTCGAGTAGTGATGAAAGCCGCAGCTCCAGATAATTTTTATACTGAATTTACTAATGCCTTGAGTATCACTCATCCGTTAGCTAAAGAAACTACTAAGGGTCGTTTGTACATTGATCCAGCTGAAAATCCTAAGCCAATCGTGCAATTGTGGGGTAACTCGGAGATTGACTTTGCCAAAGCTGCTAAAGAAGTAGAGAAGCAAGGCTATGAAGCAATTGATATCAACATGGGCTGTCCAGACATTGCCGTTATCAAAAACCATAGTGGTAGTGATTTGATTCGTCATTTTGATACTGCTAAAGAGGTCATTGAAGGTGCCCGTCAAAGTGACTTGCCAGTGACTGTTAAAACAAGAATTGGCTACAGCGATGTGCACGAATATGAAACTTGGATACCGTTCTTATTGAAGCAACAAGTTCCAGTTTTAACGGTTCACATGCGCACTCGAGAAGAAATGAGTAAAGTGCCAGCTCACTATGAATTGATTGATGATCTAGTTCAAATGCGTGACACATATGCTCCTGATACTTTGTTACAAATCAATGGTGACATTGCTGATTATCAAGCTGGGATTGATTTGGCTAATGCTCATCCGGGTGTTGATGGGATTATGATAGGACGAGGAATCTTCATGAATCCTTATGCCTTTGAAAAAACTCCTAAACATCACTCTGAACATGAATTGTTGAATTTGTTGCGTTATCAACTTGATTTGTATGACCAATTTGTTGCTAAAGGAATTCCGGGACATTTTGCTCCATTGCAACGTTTCTTCAAGATTTACGTTCGTGGTATGAAGGGCGCTTCTGCTATTCGAAATGACTTGATGCAAACTAAAACAACTGATGATGCTAGGGCGATTATTGATCGTATCGATCCTGGTGAATAAAAAAAACACTCACAAAAGATTGTGAGTGTTTTTTCGTATATTAAGGCAAATCATTTCCAGCAGCGAAGTATACGTCATACCATTCTTGATGAGTTAATGTTACCTCAGTACCGGCGATGCTTTCGTCCAAGTGTTTAGGATTCATTGAACCAAGAATTACTTGCATTTTGGCAGGGTGGCACAAAATCCAGGCTGTTGCGATAGCATTTTTGGTAACTTTATATTTGTTTGCTAATTCTTGTAATTTATTGTTAAGTTCAGGGAACTTGGGATTATCAATGAAAGTTCCTGCAAATAAACCGTATTGATAAGGTGACCAAGCTTGAATTGTCATATTATGAAGTCTTGAGTATTCGATAATCTCGCCATCACGATTGATGCTGGCGTCGTCTTGCATATTAGTGTGCAAACCAAATTGAATTGGACCCGTATGCATGACACCGAATTGCAATTGATTGATCATTAGTTTTTGATTGAGTTCTGACTGTAGCATTTCAACTTGCATTGGATTAAAGTTGGAAACTCCAAAATGTCTTACTTTACCAGAAGCCTGTAATTCGTCAAAAGCATCAGCAACTTCGGAAAGTTCCATCAATGGATCGGGACGATGTAACAAAAATGAGTCTAAATAGTCAATTTGCATTCTTTGTAAGATTTTATCGACGGTCTCAATTAAATGCTGCTTAGAAAAATCGTATCTTTGACCAAAAACTAATTCTCCTGAACTCTTTTTAGGGTCCAAAACAATGCCACCCTTAGATTGGATGAAGAAATCATCACGTTTTAAACTAGATTGCTTGAAGGCTTTTCCAAAAATTCTTTCCGAATCGCCGTTGCCATAAATGTCGGCTGAATCGATGAAATTAATACCTTTATCATGAACATTTTCAAGTACGTTAGTAGCATCTTTCGTATCCAAACGTACCATACGCATGATTCCTAAAGCTGTTGCGGATACGTTTATTTGGCTATTGCCAAGTTTTATTGTTTTCATATTATATACTCCTTAGTATTTTGTCTTGCTTCAACGATTACTAATATAGAAGTTAGAGTTAGGTCTAAGTCAAGAGAAATACATAAGAAAATTTATTTTAATTGTATTTAAACAATAATACGCTTAAAGTTAGAACAGCTGTTAATAAGAAAGCGAGAATAATTATGTTATATTCCATTGGGCAAGTTGCCGAGAAGTTAAATATCAGTACTTATACATTGCGTTATTATGATAAAGAAGGTTTATTGCCTTTTGTTGATCGAGATGAAAGTGGTCGTCGTGTTTTTAAAGACGCAGATTTCAACTATTTAGAAACAATCAGCTGTATGAAAGAAGCCGGATTGCCAGTTAAGCACATAGCTAAGTTTATTGAATTGTGCTTGGCAGGTGATAGGACACTTGAAGAACGCTATGACTTTTTGGCAGAACAAGAAACAGATTTGGAAGACCAGATGGCCGCATTACAACACACGTTAGATTTTTTGCGTTGGAAAAAATGGTATTACAAACATGCCTTAGCTGCTGGCACTGAAGATGCTAACTACATTCCTGGTACTACTGAAACGAGACCGGAATTAAAAAAAGAATTTAATGACTTAGTTGATCGTGGCTTTGATCCAAAAGAGTTAGGTTTAATTGATAAATAAGTTTCGAATAAAGAATCTGAAATCTATTATTTTATTCAGTTACAATGCGGAATAAAACTCTCAATAGTATAAAATTAAAAATGTAATATACAAATTGGGAGAGATGATGCTATGAATAATAATATTGTTTTATTACAAAAATTGAAGAAAATTTATCAAAATTATGGTGATAAGACTAGTTTTGAAAACGTTCAAAATTATATTTTGAAAGAAACTGTCTTACGTGTTCGAAATATTGAATATCGTCGAGTTAAGAAAACTGGTTTAGATATGGAACTTCCGGTGGGTAAGGCTTTGAACGAAGAAATTGTTTTCTTTAATCCTACTAAGGAATTAGTAAATAAATTACCACTAAATGATGTGAAGAAAGATGCACAATACATTACTAATTGTTTGATTAACCTATTAGAAACTGCATAAAAAAACATCTCTGAGTAGATTCAGGGATGTTTTTATGACTATTCAGTTTTTGTTTGTAAAATTGGCTTAATTTTTTTCAAGACGACAATCGAACCTAAAAAGAAAGTTGATGCTAAAATTGCGGTGATTGGCAACATATGAAACATTGATTTAGGTAAAACTAATGCTAAAAGTGGAAAAGCAAAGGCAGCTGGTAATTTAATTCTTAGTATTTGTAAGAGTATGAAAACTAATGGCATAGCAATCAATGCTGAAATAATCCATGATGCGATGAAAGTATGAACGAAAACACCAATACTGGCAGCACCGACTAATGCGATGAAGTGCTTAGCAGCCATGCGCCAGTGATAATTTGGTTTTTGCATTACTTCAAAGAAGACGACCATAACAGGTGGAATAGCAGCCATTTGTGAAAATCCAAAGAACCAAACCGCTGTGACCCATATTATTGCCATAATTGTAAAAATCATCATGTGTCGTTTTTGGATAGCTTTGTCAGGAGCAGTTTCCCTGTAGCTTCCTTGAAGGAAAACGCCGCACATTAAGGCTAGTGTAAATAGTAGGATAGCGACGATGAAAGACCAGTGGGTTGCATTAATAATAATCGGTAATAGTCCCGTTGCAAATGAAGGTGCCAAATTTGATCGCAGGATTTTTAATAAAACTAGCATTAATAATAGACCAATTAAGACTTTTTGTGCATAGCCGATTGACAGTTGATTAACTAAGAAACCGATAATAGCTGTTCCTGAAGGTGCCAAGAAAATTTTGACAGGTTGGTGAATCCAGCCATCGTTTTGGTAAATCCAAGTACCGGCGGTCAAAGCACCGATTTCTGGTAGAATAATTTCTAAATCATTTAAGGAGGTCGCAATCGAAACCATGAAAATAATAAAAAGAAAGCCAATTAAATAATTTCTTTTTTCGATAGTTGATAAGTGCATGTAAAAATTGATATCTCCTCTATTTGTGAAAGTTTCTCGCAAAACTAGATTAGTGTAACATATCTATATACTTTCTGAAAATAATTTGAATATAAAATAATATATTAGGATGATATATTATAAGAATATTTGTATCAAAATCAAATTAATTGTACAAAAAAATCAGTATCATTTTATCTAAAAATAATATGTACATTCTGGATAATAGACTATCTTTTCTAGGCAAAGCCGTTAGAATGATAGTTGTCAGAGA comes from Companilactobacillus pabuli and encodes:
- a CDS encoding aldo/keto reductase, which codes for MKTIKLGNSQINVSATALGIMRMVRLDTKDATNVLENVHDKGINFIDSADIYGNGDSERIFGKAFKQSSLKRDDFFIQSKGGIVLDPKKSSGELVFGQRYDFSKQHLIETVDKILQRMQIDYLDSFLLHRPDPLMELSEVADAFDELQASGKVRHFGVSNFNPMQVEMLQSELNQKLMINQLQFGVMHTGPIQFGLHTNMQDDASINRDGEIIEYSRLHNMTIQAWSPYQYGLFAGTFIDNPKFPELNNKLQELANKYKVTKNAIATAWILCHPAKMQVILGSMNPKHLDESIAGTEVTLTHQEWYDVYFAAGNDLP
- a CDS encoding tRNA dihydrouridine synthase, with the translated sequence MTQSAYWNRIAKKAKDENRPFFSLAPMEAVTGSVFRRVVMKAAAPDNFYTEFTNALSITHPLAKETTKGRLYIDPAENPKPIVQLWGNSEIDFAKAAKEVEKQGYEAIDINMGCPDIAVIKNHSGSDLIRHFDTAKEVIEGARQSDLPVTVKTRIGYSDVHEYETWIPFLLKQQVPVLTVHMRTREEMSKVPAHYELIDDLVQMRDTYAPDTLLQINGDIADYQAGIDLANAHPGVDGIMIGRGIFMNPYAFEKTPKHHSEHELLNLLRYQLDLYDQFVAKGIPGHFAPLQRFFKIYVRGMKGASAIRNDLMQTKTTDDARAIIDRIDPGE
- a CDS encoding helix-turn-helix domain-containing protein, whose protein sequence is MFSKEIKIKVVLDYLSGKSYTSITRKYGIKGSATIYHWVRLFKEFGVEGLANNYSKTFYDYSFKIKVITWRVDHRASYPVTAKRYKIRNPTTIWQWERDLESGRLKPNDRRPGKMTDKKPRTAEELKHLEEENRRLKIRVAYLEKLHALTQKKKNSQIKKKHK
- a CDS encoding MerR family transcriptional regulator, whose product is MLYSIGQVAEKLNISTYTLRYYDKEGLLPFVDRDESGRRVFKDADFNYLETISCMKEAGLPVKHIAKFIELCLAGDRTLEERYDFLAEQETDLEDQMAALQHTLDFLRWKKWYYKHALAAGTEDANYIPGTTETRPELKKEFNDLVDRGFDPKELGLIDK
- a CDS encoding multidrug effflux MFS transporter gives rise to the protein MKNVRNTVPSILLIIVLVGFPQISESIFTPVLPQLSTNMNVSASTAQLTMSIYFIAFALGVFFWGQLSDKIGRRKAMNLGIIVYLLGNIGLYFSPTFKLLLVSRFIQALGSSVGSVVTQTIMRESFDGIKGTQVFSKVGAAMALSPAFGPLIGGAIETYLGYKNVFSGLIMMAILVLLYSYTRLPETRDINKIKRISLLKVTNKLLQDPIVWSYGILIGGINGILFGYYSEAPFIFIEHFGFSSVKYGSLGLTIALASLIGAFIVNVSVKYIKSETIALLGLAFSVISALLLLISLQFDQVYLMIIGFFLIFLGLNTTLPITLNLALKGYEEIIGSASGIFSLGYYLIVSLLTYLVSFIHNGTIYALPSFILVTSLIMLIIYLPIGLKKK